One genomic region from Tamandua tetradactyla isolate mTamTet1 chromosome 22 unlocalized genomic scaffold, mTamTet1.pri SUPER_22_unloc_2, whole genome shotgun sequence encodes:
- the LOC143672940 gene encoding olfactory receptor 7A17-like, whose amino-acid sequence MEPENHTRLSEFLLLGFSEAPGLQTFLFGLFLSMYLVTIFGNLLIVLATITDSHLHKPMYFFLSNLSFADVCFISTTIPKMLVNLQTQRKVISYGACLMQMSLFLLFVGLEDFLLSVMAYDRFMAICHPLHYTVTMNPQLCVLLVLGSWITAALNSLLQNSMVLQLSFCAPLEIPHFFCELNQMVQLACSDTFVNDMVMYSATGILGGVPLTGILLSYSKIVSSIRTISSAQGKYKAFSTCVSHLSVVFLFYCTSLGVYFSSAATHDIYSNAPASVMYTVVTPMLNPFIYSLRNKDIIRALKIFFGRKP is encoded by the coding sequence ATGGAACCAGAAAACCACACCCGACTTTCAGAATTCCTTCTTCTAGGGTTTTCAGAGGCACCAGGATTGCAAACCTTCCTCTTTGGGCTCTTCCTGTCCATGTACCTGGTCACCATCTTTGGGAACCTACTCATTGTCCTGGCCACCATCACCGACTCCCACCTCCACAAGCCCATGTACTTCTTTCTCTCCAACCTATCCTTTGCTGATGTCTGTTTTATCTCCACCACCatcccaaagatgctggtgaatcttcagacacagagaaaagtCATCTCCTATGGAGCCTGCCTCATGCAGATGTCCCTTTTCTTACTTTTTGTAGGGTTGGAGGACTTCCTCCTAtctgtgatggcctatgaccgcttcATGGCCATCTGTCACCCCCTGCACTACACAGTCACCATGAATCCCCAGCTCTGTGTCCTGCTGGTTCTGGGCTCCTGGATCACAGCTGCCTTGAATTCCTTGTTGCAAAACTCAATGGTGTTGCAGCTCTCTTTCTGTGCACCCTTGGAAATCCCCCATTTTTTCTGTGAACTTAATCAGATGGTCCAACTTGCATGTTCAGACACCTTTGTCAATGACATGGTGATGTATTCTGCAACTGGGATCCTGGGTGGGGTTCCACTCACTGGGATCCTTTTGTCTTACTCTAAGATCGTTTCCTCCATACGTACAATCTCATCAGCTCAGGGGAAGTATAAAGCATTTTCCACTTGTGTTTCTCACCTCTCAGTGGtgttcttattttattgtacAAGTCTTGGGGTGTATTTTAGTTCTGCTGCTACACACGACATATACTCAAATGCACCAGCATCAGTGATGTATACTGTGGTCAcccccatgctgaacccctttaTCTACAGTCTGAGGAATAAAGATATAATAAGGGCTCTGAAAATATTCTTTGGAAGAAAGCCATAA